The following proteins are encoded in a genomic region of Phycisphaerae bacterium:
- a CDS encoding glycosyltransferase family 4 protein has protein sequence MRVVYLTAGAAGMYCGSCMRDNTLVAALRAEGRDILLVPLYTPIRTDEPDVSESCVLYGAVNVYLQHRSPVFRRMPRFIDRFLDSPWLLKRVARGGPRGEMEDLGRLTVSSLEGEDGPAGREVRKLIAWLGEVRPDVVNIPNALFVQVARPIREALGIPTVCTLTGEDLFIDRLTEPWRSRTVELIRREGRHVAGFVSVSDYYAGYCRERFGIPADRMHVVRLGVHVDGDGPRSDPVGEAFTVGYMARICEDKGLHLVAAAMAELVRAGRDVRLVAAGYLGERDRPYLERVRRDLTAGGVVGAFSYLGEVDRMGKQGLLRGCDAFCVPAVYREPKGIYVLEALAEGVPVVLPRHGAFPELVERTGGGLLVEPNDPHAVAEGLAGLMDDVGLRRRLGEQGRAAVLQSFTDEIMAKETWALYERIQSESRR, from the coding sequence ATGAGAGTCGTGTACCTGACCGCCGGTGCTGCGGGGATGTACTGCGGCAGCTGCATGCGTGACAACACGCTGGTGGCGGCCCTGCGGGCTGAGGGGCGCGACATACTGCTTGTGCCGTTGTACACGCCGATTCGCACGGACGAGCCGGACGTGAGCGAGTCGTGCGTGCTATACGGGGCGGTCAATGTCTATCTGCAGCATCGTTCGCCGGTTTTTCGCCGCATGCCGCGGTTTATCGATCGGTTTCTTGATTCGCCGTGGCTGCTGAAGAGGGTAGCCCGAGGCGGGCCTCGCGGGGAGATGGAGGATCTGGGGCGGCTGACGGTGTCGAGTCTTGAGGGCGAGGATGGGCCCGCGGGCAGGGAAGTCCGCAAGCTGATTGCCTGGCTGGGTGAAGTACGACCGGACGTTGTGAATATCCCGAACGCCCTGTTTGTTCAGGTTGCGCGGCCGATTCGCGAAGCGTTAGGGATACCGACGGTCTGCACACTGACTGGTGAGGACCTGTTCATCGACCGGCTGACGGAGCCGTGGCGAAGCCGGACGGTGGAGTTGATTCGCCGCGAGGGCCGGCATGTGGCCGGCTTTGTGTCGGTCAGCGATTACTATGCTGGATACTGCCGGGAGCGGTTCGGTATTCCGGCCGATCGCATGCATGTAGTGCGTTTAGGCGTGCATGTTGACGGTGACGGCCCGCGTTCGGACCCGGTAGGCGAGGCGTTCACGGTTGGCTACATGGCCCGCATTTGCGAAGACAAGGGACTGCACCTTGTGGCGGCGGCCATGGCCGAACTCGTTCGAGCCGGGCGGGATGTTCGACTGGTCGCCGCGGGGTACCTTGGAGAGCGGGATCGGCCGTACCTGGAGCGAGTCCGTCGTGATCTGACGGCGGGTGGAGTAGTCGGCGCGTTCTCGTATCTGGGTGAAGTGGACCGTATGGGCAAACAAGGGCTGCTGCGCGGGTGTGATGCGTTTTGCGTTCCGGCCGTTTATCGCGAGCCGAAGGGCATCTACGTGCTGGAAGCTCTCGCGGAGGGGGTACCTGTGGTTCTGCCTCGGCACGGGGCGTTTCCCGAACTGGTGGAGCGAACCGGTGGAGGTCTGCTGGTCGAACCGAACGATCCGCATGCCGTTGCCGAAGGGCTAGCCGGGCTGATGGATGACGTGGGGCTGCGTCGTCGGCTGGGCGAGCAGGGACGTGCGGCTGTGCTGCAGTCGTTCACCGACGAGATCATGGCCAAGGAGACGTGGGCTTTGTATGAACGCATTCAGTCCGAATCGCGTCGCTGA
- a CDS encoding tetratricopeptide repeat protein, with the protein MSKREQYRLGMSAYNAGRYEKAIELLTPLVTMNSSPQGLLSRFYLGQAHYHLGVRLFETQKYQDATKHFQNAAGVNSNGGGIARFLVNCYVADGRYDMAVRELESMLGQDRGNAGLRIRLALAQYKQGSPLGAMSTIREGIARQPDHAELQYQLGIMLAAEDEFAEAERCFEMTIACEPTHAGAYERLAQICAVTGRSDRALEYLEQAHALDPWNARIAFQLSVLGQGEVIGGRRERIAWRLPAHPGAAEPGEIDRLSELLASEPDFVSAFLALPESEVDEEVFSTLAATLERALENHPEYADLHFHCGAVYRRLGRRVDAIQHTEQAVEINPGYVSALIQLAELYSQTDQWAMGIERLEQAIEKGADYPDVHCLIGRLYQTGGQTGRARLAFERALSLNRNYRTAKEALASLPA; encoded by the coding sequence ATGAGCAAGCGGGAACAATATCGGCTGGGCATGTCCGCGTACAATGCCGGCCGGTACGAGAAGGCCATTGAGCTGTTGACGCCGCTGGTGACGATGAACAGCAGCCCCCAGGGTCTGTTGTCGCGGTTCTACCTGGGTCAGGCTCACTACCACCTGGGCGTGCGTCTGTTCGAGACGCAGAAGTACCAGGATGCCACCAAGCACTTCCAGAATGCTGCAGGGGTCAACTCCAATGGCGGCGGGATCGCGAGGTTCCTGGTGAACTGCTACGTCGCCGACGGGCGTTACGACATGGCGGTTCGTGAACTCGAGTCGATGCTGGGGCAGGATCGGGGGAATGCCGGGTTGCGGATCCGGCTGGCCCTTGCCCAATACAAGCAGGGCAGTCCACTCGGAGCCATGAGCACGATTCGGGAGGGCATTGCCCGGCAGCCGGACCATGCGGAGCTTCAGTACCAGCTCGGGATCATGCTTGCTGCGGAGGACGAGTTTGCGGAAGCCGAACGGTGCTTTGAGATGACCATTGCCTGCGAGCCGACCCACGCCGGGGCGTACGAGCGTCTGGCCCAGATCTGTGCGGTGACTGGTCGGTCCGACCGGGCCCTGGAGTACCTCGAGCAGGCTCACGCGCTGGATCCGTGGAATGCCCGCATTGCTTTCCAGTTGAGCGTGCTGGGGCAGGGTGAGGTGATCGGCGGTCGTCGAGAGCGGATCGCCTGGCGGCTGCCTGCCCATCCGGGGGCTGCGGAGCCAGGCGAGATTGATCGGCTGAGCGAGCTGCTGGCGAGTGAGCCGGACTTCGTCTCCGCGTTCCTGGCCCTGCCGGAGAGCGAGGTTGACGAGGAGGTCTTTTCGACGTTGGCGGCGACGTTGGAGCGGGCCCTGGAGAACCATCCGGAATACGCTGACCTCCATTTCCACTGTGGAGCGGTGTACCGGCGGCTCGGTCGCCGGGTGGACGCCATCCAGCACACCGAGCAGGCGGTCGAGATCAATCCCGGCTACGTCAGCGCCCTCATTCAGCTGGCGGAGCTTTACAGCCAGACCGACCAATGGGCGATGGGCATCGAGCGGCTCGAGCAGGCGATCGAGAAGGGAGCGGACTATCCGGACGTCCATTGCCTGATCGGGCGGCTGTACCAGACCGGCGGCCAGACGGGGCGAGCCCGGCTGGCGTTTGAGCGGGCGTTGAGTCTGAATCGGAACTATCGAACGGCCAAGGAAGCACTTGCCTCGCTGCCTGCGTAA
- a CDS encoding SUMF1/EgtB/PvdO family nonheme iron enzyme, with translation MALRLFSRRPPDPATQRARTVAKKAARRPEPYEPAEPLVLEKDPLQRHIQLERYGHVVRNRQQWVDHPLIESAFQAAIEEIDAHFALVPEGFVSLSQTIVDAPGLPELDIETDAFLLARTCVTNGQFQKFLDNGGYEDLDLWPQDIWPHLIDLKDQTGHTGPRFWREGRHNKLISDHPVVGVSYYEAAAYAKWAGYRLPTGAEWQMAASWRIRSSAHVLRRYPWGDALDISRCNIWASNIGHTVPVTEYESGAAPNGVHQLIGNVWEWTSFDFTAIDELARTVVGDMLLKEVRGGAFDTYFPAQATSTFRTGLASLTRAHNVGFRCVLDLTPSDAADAERSPQ, from the coding sequence ATGGCCCTGAGACTATTCAGCCGTAGACCGCCGGACCCCGCCACCCAGCGGGCACGAACTGTCGCCAAGAAGGCGGCCCGGAGACCCGAACCCTACGAACCTGCCGAGCCGCTGGTTCTGGAGAAGGACCCGCTTCAGCGGCACATCCAGCTGGAGCGTTACGGCCACGTTGTGCGTAACCGTCAGCAGTGGGTGGACCACCCGCTGATCGAGTCGGCATTCCAGGCGGCGATCGAGGAGATCGATGCCCACTTCGCCCTGGTTCCGGAGGGTTTTGTATCCCTGAGCCAGACGATCGTAGATGCTCCGGGTCTGCCCGAGCTGGACATCGAGACCGATGCCTTTCTCCTGGCTCGAACTTGCGTCACGAACGGGCAGTTCCAGAAGTTCCTGGACAACGGCGGGTATGAGGATCTCGATCTGTGGCCCCAGGACATCTGGCCGCACCTGATCGATCTGAAGGACCAGACCGGGCATACGGGTCCGCGTTTCTGGCGGGAAGGCCGACACAACAAGCTGATCAGCGATCACCCCGTCGTGGGGGTATCCTACTACGAGGCCGCGGCTTACGCGAAATGGGCCGGTTACCGCCTGCCCACAGGGGCAGAATGGCAGATGGCCGCCAGCTGGCGGATCCGCAGTTCCGCTCACGTACTTCGCCGGTATCCGTGGGGCGATGCCCTGGACATCAGCCGATGTAACATCTGGGCCTCGAACATCGGGCACACCGTCCCGGTGACCGAATACGAGTCCGGCGCCGCCCCCAACGGCGTGCACCAGCTCATCGGCAACGTGTGGGAGTGGACCTCCTTCGACTTCACCGCGATCGACGAACTCGCCAGGACAGTGGTCGGAGACATGCTTCTCAAGGAGGTTCGCGGTGGAGCATTTGACACGTACTTCCCGGCCCAGGCCACCAGCACCTTCCGGACCGGCCTGGCCAGTCTGACCCGAGCTCATAACGTCGGCTTCCGCTGCGTGCTGGATCTCACCCCGAGCGATGCCGCCGACGCCGAAAGGAGCCCGCAATGA
- a CDS encoding tetratricopeptide repeat protein, producing the protein MSYLLETLGRGWISRLSDAFQEQMQQTEVRDLETLNRLVAAEPGRADLHRELGFHYLQTGDLGRARDAFLEAARLDPTSTLARIAAACCLESIGLLTEAYEQLGVAVALDDKDPAIQFALGYCAERLGHTGQAESYYRESLRTCPGLRNARERLAAIHLRQNRMDDAIDQYEELLTDDPGDVDLHLTLANLYLRNQDPDAAIQAFENALTIEPDNWQARTDLADTYEQAGLLREAIEQLHVQLHKHPEAPDQYLKLGDLYTRVGNDQAALQYYMKAIQLHPGYLEAMVKIGTHYLRAGQYVESATWFARAIEINDRLLTAYVGLGVAQFEAGRESEALASIDLASSIEPNSTLLYTEIARIQLKCGVQQEASRHLETAPPDVAGATDDRLDDLVDQQIERHRQVAELHPNHPDVHYRLGLLLRHRGWIDEAIIHFQHAVEINPSYAKALIKLGLALHETGRTDDAIETLQQALEFNPRYVDLHYRLGTLFAGRQQFDLAVEHFTHAVSGNPQNLDFRENLAIALENMGMIDRAKAMWHRICEQAPESENAARARTALSQH; encoded by the coding sequence ATGTCCTACTTGCTGGAAACTCTGGGTCGGGGCTGGATCAGCCGCCTATCCGACGCCTTCCAGGAACAGATGCAGCAGACCGAGGTGCGGGATTTGGAGACCCTGAACCGTCTGGTGGCGGCGGAACCGGGCCGAGCGGACCTGCATCGCGAGCTAGGATTTCACTACCTGCAGACGGGCGATCTGGGCCGAGCCCGGGACGCGTTTCTCGAGGCCGCCCGGCTGGACCCCACATCGACGCTGGCCCGGATCGCGGCGGCCTGCTGTCTCGAGTCGATCGGGCTGCTGACCGAGGCCTACGAGCAGCTGGGCGTCGCGGTCGCCCTGGACGACAAGGACCCGGCCATCCAGTTCGCCCTTGGGTATTGTGCCGAGCGGCTGGGCCACACTGGTCAGGCCGAGAGCTACTATCGAGAATCTTTGAGAACCTGCCCGGGCCTGCGGAACGCGCGCGAGCGGCTGGCCGCCATCCACTTGCGGCAGAATCGCATGGATGATGCCATCGATCAATACGAGGAGCTTCTCACCGACGATCCCGGCGACGTCGATCTGCACCTGACGTTGGCCAATCTGTACCTGCGGAACCAAGACCCCGACGCCGCCATTCAGGCTTTCGAGAACGCTCTGACCATTGAGCCGGACAACTGGCAGGCCCGCACCGACCTGGCGGACACGTACGAGCAAGCCGGCCTGCTCCGCGAGGCCATCGAGCAGCTTCACGTGCAGCTTCACAAGCACCCGGAGGCGCCGGACCAGTACCTGAAGCTGGGCGATCTTTACACGCGGGTGGGCAATGATCAGGCGGCCCTGCAGTACTACATGAAGGCGATCCAGCTTCACCCGGGGTATCTCGAGGCGATGGTCAAGATCGGCACGCACTATCTGCGGGCCGGCCAGTATGTAGAGTCGGCCACCTGGTTTGCGCGAGCCATTGAGATCAATGATCGGCTGCTCACCGCTTACGTCGGTTTGGGCGTTGCCCAGTTTGAGGCGGGGCGTGAGTCGGAAGCCCTGGCGAGCATTGATCTGGCCTCGAGCATTGAGCCGAACAGCACGCTGCTCTACACCGAGATTGCCCGGATCCAGCTCAAGTGCGGTGTTCAGCAGGAAGCCAGCCGGCACCTGGAGACTGCACCGCCCGACGTCGCCGGAGCCACCGACGATCGGCTGGACGATCTGGTCGACCAGCAGATCGAACGGCACCGTCAAGTGGCGGAGCTCCACCCCAACCACCCGGACGTGCACTACCGGCTGGGCCTGTTGCTTCGTCATCGTGGCTGGATCGACGAAGCCATCATCCACTTCCAGCATGCGGTGGAGATCAATCCGTCCTATGCGAAGGCGCTGATCAAGTTGGGCCTGGCCCTGCACGAAACCGGTCGCACCGATGATGCGATTGAGACGCTGCAGCAGGCTCTGGAGTTCAATCCGCGTTATGTGGACCTGCACTATCGGCTGGGGACGCTGTTTGCCGGCCGTCAGCAATTCGATCTGGCGGTGGAGCATTTCACTCACGCAGTGAGCGGCAATCCGCAGAATCTCGATTTCCGCGAGAACCTGGCCATCGCCCTGGAGAACATGGGCATGATTGACCGGGCGAAGGCGATGTGGCACCGCATCTGCGAGCAGGCTCCGGAAAGCGAGAACGCAGCCCGAGCACGAACGGCCCTGAGTCAACACTGA
- a CDS encoding YbjN domain-containing protein: protein MEKAREIIDQVCVFLNEDGVRCHVRSDSPAIDTNFRGESGVFPVIIAARQDPAILAVMVGVPVVTPEPRRVQMAEAVARANHGLTLGCFDFDMSTGDMHFRVAMPLSDGALTHRQFRDLLGASITTAGKYHRAFCRLLFGDDLSPAEVIAEIEMADG, encoded by the coding sequence ATGGAGAAGGCGCGAGAGATCATCGATCAGGTCTGTGTGTTTTTGAACGAGGACGGCGTGCGGTGCCACGTTCGCAGCGATTCCCCGGCCATTGACACGAATTTCCGTGGCGAGAGTGGTGTTTTCCCGGTCATCATTGCGGCTCGACAGGATCCGGCCATTCTGGCGGTCATGGTGGGCGTGCCGGTGGTCACGCCGGAGCCTCGACGGGTCCAGATGGCGGAGGCCGTAGCAAGAGCCAACCACGGTCTGACGCTGGGTTGTTTTGACTTCGACATGTCCACTGGTGACATGCACTTTCGAGTGGCGATGCCGTTGAGTGACGGTGCACTCACTCACCGTCAATTTCGGGATCTGCTGGGCGCATCGATCACGACGGCCGGCAAGTATCACCGGGCGTTCTGTCGACTTTTGTTTGGTGACGATCTATCTCCGGCCGAGGTCATCGCTGAAATTGAGATGGCGGACGGTTAG